ttttagattGTATAATGCACAGTAAACTAAAGAAGAAAGCGAGGGAAAACCTTTCTATTTATTCAAGTGCACACATGGCACGGGCCGGTCCAGCCCTCCGCCCCCGACTGCGTGCCCGCGGTTCCTGGGGCGCAGTGCTCGCCCCGCGCCCTGCCCGAGGCCCTCTGGCCCGTCCGTGCTGCTCCCGGCCTGCAGCCGCTCTGACGGTGCCTGGGAGTGAAGGTGCTGGGGGGCGGGCGGCCAGGGCAGAGCCGGGAGAGCTGTCTGGATGCTTCTAGAAGGCGCCAGCAGGGTTCTCCAGCTCCTCCAGCGCAGCAGTATGACCAGCGTCATGTCTGTGCGCAGTCTTCAAAAGGGTGCGTCCAGAAGTCCCCCGGCCCCCGAAAGGGCGAAGGTCAGCCAGGGGCCTGGCGGGGGGCCCTGGACTCCAAGATGGGTGCTTTAGGAAGGGCTGAGCTGGTGAGGTAGGAGCCCTATTCTCGGGTGCTTGCACCCACCAAGGAACACCGGGAACTTGCCTCTTCCCAGAGGTGGGCTGTGCATCGCGGGTGGGCCCTGAGCTCCTGCCTGGGGAGGGTCGGCGCACTGGGCCGGCCTGGCCCTGCTTCCTGCTGACCCCCACTCCCGAGGGGCAGGCGGACGCCTTGAGGCACGCAGGCCAGAGGGCCACCGCAGGGCCCTTTCCTGGCTGTCAGCGGGTTCCCTGGTTCCCCCAGGCAGGGGCCTGCCAGAGCTCTGCTTTCCTGCCTGCCCTGGGGGTGGCCCAGAGCAATAGTTGAGGCAGAAGATGGTGCTCGTGATGGGTTCTGGAAACTGGCCCGTCCTTCCGTAACTGGCCGCCCTGGCTCCCGCCCTCTGGGTTGGTGCTCCCGGCGCATGAAGGTGCTGTGCCTCACCCTGTgaaccccaccccccgccccccaggacaGGGCAGTGTTCACTACGCCCCCATCAGGCACACAAGGCTCCCTGAAAAGATACAGAGTGGACAGCAGAGGTCACACAGGTGTCCCCGGGGTAGAACAGAGCAGCCCTGTCCAGACACACAGCACGTCACCTCGGGGGGCCTCCTGCCGACGTGCCGTACTGAGTCTCCCAGCACAGACGCTCGTGTGCAGACACGGTCCCTGGTGAAAGGCAGGCGGCACGCAGGGGCGCAGGCCCCGGGGCCGCCACTGACCACGGGCCACTTCAGGGAAGTCTGCGGGTCGCAGGTGGCTCTGCTCAGGAAAACCTAACCGTGAACGTGGCCCTCCCGGGCAGCTCGCCAGGCCTTGCAGCTATGGACTGTGATTTCTCCAAGGCTCACGTGCCCCTCTGTACCCACCCCGCCCGCCCTCATTCCCACGGTCCAGCCACACTGGTTTGTCTCCCACGTCTCTTGACCTTGATTTGTAACTCCGACGGGgctttgcttttgtgtttctgGTAGACTGTGTTTCAGTTGGGGGTGCTGGCCTGGCTTGACCCCTTCTAAGAGAACGCCAATGCATTCTGCGTTTCCACCTCTAGACGCTGTAATAAAATACTTGTTTTCACTTGAACCTGGTCTGCTCGCAGTGTTTCTTTCTGACCGTGACGCAGGAAAGGAGAGGTTTGAAGGCCAAGAGCCACGCTCCCCACTCCCCAAGCTGGGAGGACAAGAGACTCCCAGCGGGAGCCTGGCAAGCTCCTTCAGGCCATCATGGGACCAAGGCCTGGGACCAAGGCTCACAACAAGCACCCGCCTCAGGGAGGCCCAGCCCCTCCCGCACTCACACCTGACTAGGTCCGGCCCACCAGAATACCTCTCGTGGGTTTTAAATTGATTTAGGACTCTAACATTTGCAGAACCCTTTCCAGAGTCGTGCCTGTACTCAAGGGGAGGCCTAGGAACTGGGGTCACAGGTCATCTTTGGGTTCAATCAGATCACCCTTCCGTTGTCTCCTGCGGCCTGTCAGCACCATAGGCCCCGTGGACCAAGCAAAGTCCCAGGCTCCGTGCCTCTCCCGGGTCTGATTCTaggtctctgtccctctcctggaGCAGCCCTGCCTCTCTCCAACCACCTCGGGGCAGCAGCCCTTCCCCGCATTCACCACAGCGCCATCCCACGTGGAAAAGAGGTCCCTTTATTTGAGTACAACAAGCACGCTGGCCTGAGAGTGAAGGCGTCCTGCTCCGCCCAGAGGCATCGGCCAGGGCCTGCCCCAGCGGCAGGAGTAGAATTCACAGTGGCTCCGGGAGGCGCGGCCCCCCACGTCCTTCACAGCATCGTCTAGCTACGTACATTCAGCCTGCACGGGGCAGAAGGGCTACGCCAGCTTCAGCAGCTGCCAGGCCCCAGACGGATGGACCCGAGGGGCTGGCTGCAGCTTCTAGGAGTGGACACTTGTCCCCCGGTAGCAGCATGGGGCACCCAACAGGTGCCAGGCCAGTCCAGGTCAGGGGTGGCGTGTTACTGGGTTGTTTCTCCAACccgcccctgcccacccccaccaatCTTGGACTTTTGAAGTCTTTAAGCCAAGCACCTGTGGCAGGAAATCCAGGCTTGACCAAGAAACCCAGGGCGCGGAGAGGATGGGGAGGGCTTGTTCCAGACTCAGGCCTTCAAGCCACCCAGCTGGAACCTGGCCTCCTCAGATATGCCGAACTGCTCCAGGGGGTCCTGTGTGGGTGAAGGGACAGCATGAGCCCAGGCCCCAGAggcccctgccccggcccccaGGCCCTCCGCGCACCTTGCCAGTCATCTTCTGGATCTCGTTTCTGTAGAATATGAGGCTTCTCCGCATGAACTCGTAGCTGGGGGAGCAAGTGGCGTGTGCTCACAGAGCCCTGCTATGCTCCCGCCCCAGACCCCCCCCAGGCAGGCCCACACCCCCACCTGGCTCGCCGCAGAGCCCCCATCCACTCCCGACACTGCTCCTCACTGCAGCAGGCAAAGCGGTACTTCCTCTCGGggtcctccaggaagcctgcagAGGGAGCAGCCCCCGTCCATTCCCGctcactgcccccccaccccacccagagcCCGCCACAGGCCTCAGCTTCCTGTTGCCTCTGTCCAAGTGTCCCCTCCTCCAGTCCAAGGCCACGCTGCGCTTATCCCTTCCCACCAGCGGTGCTGGGAACTGAACTGTGTCCTCAAGTCCTAACCCCTAGAGCCTAAAAACGCGGCCCTACCTGCATACAGGAGGACTACAGGTGCGACCACTTAGAGGAGATCAACCGGAAGCAGGTGGGCACCAACCCTGATCCCACCAGGAATGACAGCACAAAGGCAAAGAGCCCCTTGGACTGCCGGCGACCCCCGGGAGCCAGCATGTCCTGGGGAAGCATCCCCCAGCAAGGAACCACCCCTGCAGACACCCTGCTGTGGGACTTGTGCCCTCCTGGACGGGGCGAGCACACGTTTCTCTGGTTTGAGCGCCACACCAGAAAATCGGCCCACTCCGCCGCTCTCAAGACGACCCCGGGCGGATCCTCCGCAGGACCCAGAACCCGGCCGGGCACCTGGACAGTGCAATGCTCCCCAGCGAGAGAGGCCGCCCTGGCGGAGCTGCCGCCGCAGCTAGAAAGGGGTTGCGCCCCAGGGTAAGAGCCGGACCCGCCCTCCGGCCGCCCGAGGCAGTGGACTTCGCTCCAGGCCGACCCACGCGGCGGCGGGGCCCGggagaggcagggcggggccGGGCACTCACTGATGGAGAAGCCGCTGGGCTCCTCCTGGGTGACTCTGCAGCGCTCCAGCAGCAGGGCTCCGACGGGCTGCGGGCCGAGGGGGGCGAGGGTGTGGGTGGGGGCGTGCCTCCGCGGGGACCCCACacgcccgcccccggcccccgacCCAGCGCCAGATCCGATCCCAGCCCCGCTCCCGGCCCCGACTCGGCcccgcgccccccacccaccctcgcCGGGCCGACGCCGAGGCCCGGCGCCGCCCCCCGCGCCGACCCCGACCCCGACCGGACCCCCGCCCCTAGCCCCGCCCCGCCGGCCCGCGACCCGGCCCGCCCCCCGCCGGGCCACGGCCCCCCGGTCCCGACCCTCGGCTCCCGACCCTCGCCCGCCGGCCCACCTCGGCCTCGTCCGTCCGGAAGTAGAAGAGGAAGTTGACCACCAGCTTCACAAGCCGCTTTTTCAGCACTGCGGGCACAGGGCGGGCTCATTCGGGCTCGCGGCCGCCCAgccccgccccggccgcccggcccgCCCGGCCCGGCGCCCCGGCCCGCTCACCGCTGCCTTTCTTGGGACCCCCGCATGCCCAGCTCGGCCGCCAGCTCGGCCGGCTGCCGGGACAGCGCCTGCAGCTCCTTCTCGTTGTAGCGCATGGCGCTGCCGGGCCCACACCGCGGAGCGCGGACCGCGCCCTCCCGGCCGCCGTCCCCACTCGCGCCAAAAAAGTCGCACAGCGCCGTCCCGGAAGCGCTGCCGCAGCCACTGCGCTTGCGCGCCCCCGAGCCACGCATTCTGCGGGTCGCCGACGGGGGGCGCTGGTGTCCCGGCGGCCCTCGGCGCTACGCGAACCCCGCGTGGGGCGCACGCGATACTAGCGACACGCACGATCCTCGTAGATAAGCATGAAATAAGCTGGATCCGGGGTGGGAACAGAGGAAGGTTCCCTCACGACTGGGGGCGCCCTTTCCCGACGAGTGGAAGCTGGTGAAACCTGACCGCGCGCGTTAGGCGTCGAGGGCCTGGTGCGCACGCGCACTTCGAGTTCGGCGCTCATCAGCCCCGCTCCCTTTCCTCGCGCCTCCGGCGCTTCAGGCAGAACGAGCATGCGCACACGGGAGACCgtttctccccgccccctccagccCGTTGGCCCCCGGAAGTGCTTCCCGAGCGCGCGGGGCGCGTGCGCATAACGTATTCGTGGCCGCGGCGGGCGCTGAGAGGGAAGCAGCGCGGGGTGAGGAGAGGCGCGGGCTGGGGGCGGCGGCCCCGGGGCTCTGGCTTCCCCGGATCGCCGCGAACGGGGGTTGAGAGGCCGACGGGGTCGGGCCGGGGGCGCGGCGCGCGGGAGCCGCGGGGCCCGCCACTGGGGGGAGGTCCCTGGCTGCGGGTCCCCGAGGAAGGGcgggcgcgggcccgggcccggccgcACCGCTTCGCCGCGCTCGCTCCTCCCCTCTGCGCCGGGAGCTGGCGGGGGCTGGGCCGCGGCGGGTGGGCCTCGGGCTGGCGGCGGGTCCGTGCCGGTGCTCGCGCCGGTGTTGGCGCCCCGGCGGGGGTCCCGCGTGCGCTGCTCTGCCGCCGCCCCGCCCGCGCCGAGCCTGTCGGCGTCGCTCCTCGGTTGGCCCGGGGTGAGGGTTGGTCTCCCGGCCGCTGTGTCCCTGCTCAGCTGCGTCGGGAGGATCTTGTCGTTGCGGAGAGAGCGGGAGCGGGAGGGAGCACAGCTGCCGGCCGAGCGGGGAGCCGCGCGCGGGGCTCGACCCTGGTGTCCGGGGTCGTGgctgagtcccccaggcgcccGCACTCTTCCATCGTCGGA
The sequence above is a segment of the Meles meles chromosome 20, mMelMel3.1 paternal haplotype, whole genome shotgun sequence genome. Coding sequences within it:
- the PLEKHJ1 gene encoding LOW QUALITY PROTEIN: pleckstrin homology domain-containing family J member 1 (The sequence of the model RefSeq protein was modified relative to this genomic sequence to represent the inferred CDS: deleted 1 base in 1 codon), which produces MRGSGARKRSGCGSASGTALCDFFGASGDGGREGAVRAPRCGPGSAMRYNEKELQALSRQPAELAAELGMRGPKKGSVLKKRLVKLVVNFLFYFRTDEAEPVGALLLERCRVTQEEPSGFSISFLEDPERKYRFACCSEEQCREWMGALRRASYEFMRRSLIFYRNEIQKMTGKDPLEQFGISEEARFQLGGLKA